A stretch of Verrucomicrobiota bacterium DNA encodes these proteins:
- a CDS encoding LysM peptidoglycan-binding domain-containing protein: MKLLTSVALGLLLWLKTFAAPPPEYESLKTNAEKLYADGSFAKAHDLYATVNFTNLPPAESRWVSFRLADTQWRSQATTQTADTTKLDQARQELEKLVRDVQRTEDKDRVWVEVQESLGDFWWTRRNQQNWGAAWPYYQQALDWWAGTVDIELARERYLRIIWRIASPPGRERYYQYGNYGNYLPMPVLENVLKISQTDNDQAHTHYLIAMTIRNQGGDWEQRARVPEHFEAALKIGKTTDWYDDALYNYAEWMMNQGRVIPLKDGNWSSQPDYVKALELFRRLVGEFAKGETRFWEQAQAQIKSITDPQLGLSVGNIFLPDSEIQYYLNWRNVKRIDLALYPVELNRDVQLSGQDERRSDWLHSIDLTKVEKIKSWSFDARSRGRQSAQTKESESQRRLTSAATTEDDYTPGSGTRRYDAKLRPGAYVIEAKAGNLSARDLILVTDAALVLKTSGKQALVYLCNALNSAPIANGKVKLWERWHDGRTWQAKQTEKPLNNEGIAVFDLSRPANNNLELFASAISHDRQAFSTGNSYWNRGESEPWKIYAFTDRPAYRPKETVQWKFIARRYNGSVYSTPSDATIEFEITDPRGVKVKADKAKLNTFGSAWGTLELTEQMPLAEYRVQFWDDGRKHGIGNATLFRLEEYKLPEFKVSVKTPEENGQRKAFRLGEKVEVTIQADYYFGGAVANANVEVLVHQNPFWQTWHPRRDYEWFYADMDEGGGRGRFSRNFGGGQIIKRETLKTDATGKATLTFDTPRDQGDLDYRIEARVTDASRREILGSGNVRVTRQRYYVYAQPEHNLYKPQDKARVELKALDANEQPVQAEGTVKVTRDYWWEIWLDPAGKEVKGDELKALQSKGAFPPPSKPGDSPWRVKFRGYQHDDILTQPLKTDTNGVAELSFTPEREGYYRVAWLSEDVVPNRPPQPIRAETTVWVANNATTELGYRHGGVQIIADKETFRVGHRAPVMLVTPTNDRYVLFSVEGEDLYSYQLVHVTGTVKLVELDIAEKHVPNIFLSAALVNERQIFIDTKQIVVPPTKHFLTVDVKPDRAQYQPREDGTFTVTTRDHEGKPVPAEVAFSLVDESVFYIQSDYASDPRQFFFGTKRGHQIQTQSTMNHKTYAKLIEWENEQLIDEQDKERMEQQKRQAGFREEGQFQNFDERRKDAYQVDRNVFGLAVNAPAPGAATGSGGARVATKAFMADASTLSVTRELEAKEMPAQLTPPGQEPAVTVRSDFRSTILWQPDVATDQNGQATVKVKYPDSLTGWKATARVASSGNQFGIADATTRTKQPLIVRLQAPRFFVVGDFVVISAVINNNTDQPMKVQLNLDAAGVDVTGLFENGQPVKGELGPREVPANSEARQDWYVHVSRPGPVKLKVTGRGGKYADAMEKTYFAYEHGIEKFVSKSGKVRGNDITVKLDLPKERKPASTSLVVQVTPSMAVTMLDALPYLIDYPYGCTEQTMSRFLPAAITAKTLRDLGLQPEDVMSRVFGGIETNSAAATQPKGKKDLQKLDDMVKAGLERLYDFQHADGGWGWWKQGDSDHWMTAYVVWGLTLAKDSGIKLKDGVLERGVSFLDKTLVEEEENYDMQAWMLHAVAVNHASGKKTQPSQFQTKAFDNLWTNREKLNAYTRALFALAAHHFGKAGQAKTLIANLENGVKRDERPDLSVLVDGKPSSLNSQLSTVLGTAHWGEDGNYWRWSDGGVEATAFALRALLTIDPQNKLVEPVTNWLIKNRRGAQWSNTRDTAIVVLAMNDYLRVSGELEGELEYELIVNSKSIAKKKISGADVFNAPSRFTIDPKLVKDANEIRIKRKGSDTPVYFAVEGKFFSLEEPITAAGNEIFVKREYYKLVGRPTLLKGYIYDKVPLADGESVKSGERVETVLTIEAKNNYEYLVFEDLKPAGIEAVEIRSGESLYARELKSGAVDRKHGPASSSAQSPVQTVKNGDTLSQIARRSGTSVSAIQKANRLATDRIRPGQKLIVPPKGATESSDDYTDRSRWVYQELRDRKVALFLDKLPEGVWEIRYDFRAEVPGNFHALPVLGHAMYVPEIRCNGAELRITVEDAKP; this comes from the coding sequence ATGAAATTGCTGACATCTGTTGCTCTTGGCCTGTTGCTCTGGCTTAAAACATTCGCCGCGCCACCGCCGGAATACGAATCGCTCAAGACCAACGCGGAGAAGCTCTACGCCGACGGTTCTTTCGCCAAGGCACATGATCTTTACGCCACCGTCAACTTCACGAATCTCCCGCCCGCCGAATCGCGCTGGGTGAGCTTTCGTCTGGCCGACACGCAATGGCGTTCGCAAGCCACGACCCAAACCGCTGACACTACCAAGCTCGACCAAGCGCGGCAGGAGTTGGAGAAACTCGTGCGCGACGTGCAGCGCACGGAAGACAAAGACCGCGTATGGGTGGAGGTGCAGGAGTCACTCGGCGACTTTTGGTGGACGCGGCGCAATCAACAGAATTGGGGCGCGGCGTGGCCGTATTACCAGCAGGCGCTGGATTGGTGGGCGGGCACAGTGGACATCGAACTGGCGCGGGAGCGTTACTTGAGAATCATCTGGCGCATCGCGTCGCCGCCCGGTCGTGAGCGCTACTACCAATACGGCAATTATGGCAACTACCTCCCGATGCCTGTACTGGAAAACGTCCTCAAAATTTCGCAGACCGACAACGACCAGGCCCACACGCATTACCTCATCGCCATGACCATCCGCAACCAAGGCGGCGACTGGGAGCAGCGCGCCCGCGTGCCGGAGCATTTCGAGGCCGCGCTCAAGATCGGCAAGACGACCGACTGGTATGACGACGCGCTCTACAATTACGCCGAGTGGATGATGAACCAGGGGCGGGTCATTCCGCTCAAGGACGGCAACTGGTCTTCGCAGCCGGATTACGTCAAGGCGCTGGAACTGTTTCGCCGGTTAGTGGGGGAGTTCGCCAAAGGCGAAACGCGCTTCTGGGAACAGGCGCAGGCGCAAATCAAGAGCATCACCGATCCGCAACTTGGCCTGAGCGTCGGTAACATCTTCCTGCCGGACTCGGAAATTCAATACTACCTGAATTGGCGCAACGTGAAGCGTATCGACCTCGCGCTCTATCCAGTGGAATTGAATCGCGACGTGCAGCTTTCGGGACAGGACGAGCGCCGCAGTGACTGGTTGCATTCCATCGACCTCACCAAAGTGGAAAAAATCAAGTCGTGGTCATTCGATGCTCGTAGCCGCGGACGTCAGTCCGCGCAAACTAAAGAATCGGAAAGTCAGCGCCGACTGACGTCGGCGGCTACGACCGAAGACGACTACACGCCCGGCAGCGGCACGCGCCGCTACGACGCCAAGCTGCGTCCCGGCGCTTACGTCATCGAAGCGAAGGCGGGCAACCTGAGCGCGCGCGACCTCATCCTCGTCACCGACGCCGCGCTCGTGCTGAAAACTTCCGGCAAACAGGCGCTCGTTTATTTGTGCAACGCGCTCAACAGCGCACCCATCGCCAACGGCAAGGTGAAGCTCTGGGAGCGCTGGCACGACGGCAGGACGTGGCAGGCCAAACAAACCGAAAAGCCGTTGAACAATGAAGGCATCGCGGTCTTCGACTTGTCGCGTCCGGCGAACAATAATCTGGAACTATTTGCCAGCGCCATCAGCCACGACCGCCAGGCGTTCAGCACGGGTAACAGCTATTGGAATCGTGGCGAGTCCGAGCCGTGGAAGATTTACGCCTTTACCGACCGGCCCGCGTATCGCCCGAAGGAAACCGTGCAGTGGAAGTTCATTGCCCGGCGTTACAACGGCTCGGTTTATTCCACGCCCAGCGACGCGACCATCGAATTTGAAATCACCGACCCGCGTGGTGTCAAAGTGAAGGCCGACAAGGCGAAGCTCAACACTTTCGGCAGCGCGTGGGGTACGCTCGAACTCACCGAGCAAATGCCGCTGGCTGAGTATCGCGTGCAGTTTTGGGATGACGGCCGCAAACACGGCATCGGCAACGCGACGCTGTTCCGTCTTGAAGAATACAAACTGCCGGAGTTCAAGGTGTCCGTGAAGACGCCCGAAGAAAATGGGCAGCGCAAGGCGTTTCGTCTCGGCGAAAAAGTCGAGGTGACGATCCAGGCGGACTATTATTTCGGCGGCGCGGTGGCGAACGCAAACGTTGAAGTGCTCGTTCACCAAAATCCATTTTGGCAGACGTGGCATCCGCGCCGCGACTACGAGTGGTTTTACGCAGACATGGACGAAGGTGGAGGTCGTGGCCGCTTCAGTCGCAACTTCGGCGGCGGCCAGATCATCAAGCGCGAAACACTCAAGACCGACGCCACCGGCAAGGCCACGCTCACCTTCGACACGCCGCGCGACCAGGGCGATCTGGATTATCGCATCGAGGCGCGCGTCACAGACGCCTCGCGGCGCGAGATACTCGGCAGCGGCAACGTGCGCGTCACCCGCCAGCGTTATTACGTTTATGCGCAGCCGGAGCACAATCTCTATAAACCGCAGGATAAGGCGCGCGTGGAGCTCAAGGCGCTCGATGCAAACGAGCAGCCGGTGCAGGCCGAGGGCACGGTCAAGGTCACGCGCGATTACTGGTGGGAAATCTGGCTCGACCCGGCGGGCAAGGAAGTGAAGGGCGACGAGTTGAAGGCGCTGCAAAGTAAAGGCGCGTTCCCGCCTCCGTCGAAGCCGGGCGATTCGCCGTGGCGCGTGAAGTTCCGCGGTTATCAGCACGACGACATTCTCACGCAACCGCTTAAGACCGACACAAACGGCGTGGCGGAACTCAGCTTCACGCCGGAGCGCGAGGGCTACTATCGCGTTGCGTGGTTGAGTGAGGACGTTGTTCCGAATCGTCCGCCGCAGCCGATTCGAGCGGAGACAACCGTCTGGGTTGCGAACAACGCCACCACCGAGTTGGGTTATCGCCACGGCGGCGTGCAGATCATCGCGGACAAGGAGACGTTCCGCGTTGGCCACCGCGCGCCGGTGATGCTCGTCACGCCCACGAACGACCGTTACGTGCTCTTCAGCGTCGAGGGCGAGGACCTTTACAGCTATCAACTCGTGCATGTCACCGGCACGGTGAAGCTCGTCGAACTGGACATCGCCGAGAAGCATGTGCCCAATATTTTCCTGAGCGCCGCGCTCGTGAACGAACGGCAGATTTTCATCGACACGAAGCAAATCGTCGTGCCGCCGACGAAACACTTCCTCACTGTTGATGTGAAGCCCGACCGCGCGCAATATCAGCCGCGTGAGGACGGGACATTCACGGTGACGACGCGCGACCATGAGGGCAAGCCCGTGCCGGCGGAAGTCGCGTTCAGCCTCGTGGATGAGTCGGTGTTCTACATCCAGAGCGACTACGCGAGTGATCCGCGCCAATTTTTCTTTGGCACGAAGCGTGGTCACCAAATTCAGACCCAGAGCACCATGAACCACAAGACTTACGCCAAGCTCATCGAGTGGGAGAACGAGCAGTTGATCGACGAGCAGGACAAGGAGCGGATGGAGCAGCAGAAAAGGCAGGCGGGCTTCCGCGAGGAAGGGCAGTTCCAAAACTTCGATGAGCGAAGGAAGGATGCTTACCAAGTCGATCGAAACGTCTTCGGATTGGCGGTGAACGCGCCGGCCCCCGGTGCAGCAACGGGGTCAGGTGGAGCGCGTGTTGCGACCAAAGCTTTCATGGCAGATGCTTCAACGCTTAGTGTAACCCGCGAACTCGAGGCTAAGGAAATGCCCGCACAACTAACACCGCCAGGTCAAGAACCCGCCGTGACTGTTCGCTCGGATTTCCGTTCGACGATTCTCTGGCAGCCGGATGTCGCTACGGATCAGAACGGCCAGGCGACGGTGAAGGTCAAATATCCCGACTCGCTGACGGGTTGGAAGGCCACCGCGCGCGTCGCGTCGTCAGGAAATCAATTCGGCATCGCCGATGCCACCACGCGCACCAAGCAACCGCTCATCGTCCGTCTGCAAGCGCCGCGTTTCTTTGTGGTCGGTGATTTCGTCGTCATTTCCGCGGTGATTAACAACAACACGGATCAGCCGATGAAGGTGCAGTTGAACCTGGATGCTGCCGGTGTGGACGTCACGGGTTTATTCGAGAACGGGCAGCCGGTAAAAGGCGAGCTTGGACCACGCGAAGTTCCCGCCAACAGCGAGGCGCGGCAAGACTGGTATGTTCATGTCAGCAGGCCAGGGCCGGTGAAACTGAAGGTTACCGGACGCGGTGGCAAATATGCCGACGCGATGGAGAAAACCTACTTCGCCTACGAGCACGGCATCGAAAAATTCGTTTCCAAATCCGGCAAGGTGCGCGGGAACGACATCACCGTGAAGCTCGATTTGCCGAAGGAACGCAAACCAGCCTCCACTTCGCTCGTTGTGCAAGTCACGCCGAGCATGGCCGTGACGATGCTCGACGCGTTGCCGTATTTGATTGATTACCCCTACGGCTGCACCGAACAAACGATGAGTCGCTTCCTGCCCGCCGCCATCACCGCCAAGACGCTCCGCGACCTCGGCCTGCAACCCGAAGACGTGATGAGCCGCGTCTTCGGCGGCATCGAGACCAACTCCGCCGCTGCCACGCAGCCGAAAGGCAAAAAGGATTTGCAGAAGCTCGACGACATGGTGAAGGCCGGCCTGGAACGGCTCTACGACTTCCAACACGCCGACGGTGGCTGGGGTTGGTGGAAACAAGGCGACAGCGATCACTGGATGACGGCTTACGTCGTATGGGGACTTACGCTCGCGAAAGACTCCGGCATCAAACTCAAGGACGGCGTCCTCGAACGCGGTGTCAGCTTCCTCGACAAGACGCTGGTCGAAGAAGAGGAGAACTACGACATGCAAGCTTGGATGCTCCACGCGGTCGCGGTGAACCACGCATCAGGGAAGAAAACGCAGCCATCGCAATTTCAGACCAAAGCCTTCGACAACCTTTGGACGAACCGTGAAAAACTAAACGCCTACACGCGCGCCTTGTTCGCCCTCGCCGCGCATCATTTCGGCAAGGCCGGCCAAGCCAAGACGCTCATTGCCAATCTGGAGAACGGCGTGAAGCGTGATGAGCGGCCTGATTTGTCCGTGCTGGTTGACGGCAAACCCTCATCTCTCAACTCTCAACTCTCAACAGTCCTGGGCACAGCGCACTGGGGTGAAGACGGGAATTACTGGCGTTGGTCGGATGGCGGCGTGGAGGCAACGGCGTTTGCATTGCGCGCCCTGCTGACGATTGACCCACAGAACAAACTCGTCGAACCCGTCACGAACTGGCTCATCAAGAACCGTCGCGGCGCGCAGTGGAGCAACACCCGCGACACCGCCATCGTCGTGCTGGCGATGAACGATTACCTGCGCGTGAGCGGCGAACTGGAAGGCGAACTGGAATACGAGTTGATCGTGAACAGTAAATCCATCGCAAAGAAGAAAATCAGCGGTGCGGACGTGTTTAATGCGCCGAGCCGGTTCACGATTGATCCGAAGCTCGTCAAGGACGCAAACGAGATTCGCATCAAACGCAAAGGCAGCGACACTCCCGTCTATTTCGCGGTCGAGGGCAAATTCTTCAGCCTGGAAGAACCGATCACGGCCGCAGGCAACGAGATTTTCGTGAAGCGCGAGTATTACAAGCTCGTCGGCCGCCCGACGCTGCTCAAGGGCTACATCTATGACAAAGTCCCGCTGGCGGACGGCGAGAGCGTGAAGAGCGGCGAGCGTGTCGAGACGGTGCTGACCATCGAGGCGAAGAACAACTACGAGTATCTTGTTTTTGAAGACCTCAAGCCGGCGGGCATCGAAGCGGTTGAAATTCGCAGCGGCGAATCGTTGTATGCGCGTGAACTAAAAAGCGGCGCGGTGGATCGCAAGCATGGACCAGCCAGTTCTTCGGCGCAGTCTCCGGTCCAAACCGTAAAAAACGGCGACACACTTTCTCAAATCGCCCGGCGCAGCGGCACGTCCGTGAGCGCAATACAAAAGGCCAATCGTCTGGCAACCGACCGCATCCGCCCCGGCCAGAAACTAATCGTTCCTCCGAAGGGCGCGACGGAATCGAGCGACGACTACACCGACCGCTCGCGTTGGGTTTATCAAGAGTTGCGGGACCGCAAAGTCGCCTTGTTCCTCGACAAGCTGCCGGAAGGCGTCTGGGAAATCCGGTACGATTTCCGCGCCGAAGTGCCGGGAAATTTCCACGCGCTGCCCGTCCTCGGCCACGCGATGTATGTGCCGGAGATTCGGTGCAACGGGGCAGAGTTGCGGATCACCGTGGAAGACGCGAAGCCGTGA
- a CDS encoding MotA/TolQ/ExbB proton channel family protein, with translation METFFYAMLVLTSLVGVTFIVERGFALRWRRVVPPAIEAAVEGCQSPEDMHMLRYTCEQNASPLSRLLLLAADHLHWPKAECEDAVQTRARHEMVRLERGLVVLEIVVGIAPLLGLVGTIYGMITLFSGLGQSGLGDNAALAKGIALILNTTLAGLLIAIPALIAWSYYSKKVEMLAVEMETLCDEFLRRQYRQQIKP, from the coding sequence ATGGAAACATTTTTTTATGCGATGCTGGTGCTGACTTCCTTGGTCGGCGTGACTTTTATTGTGGAACGCGGCTTTGCCCTGCGGTGGCGCAGAGTCGTTCCGCCGGCGATTGAAGCGGCGGTGGAAGGCTGTCAATCGCCGGAAGACATGCACATGCTGCGCTACACCTGTGAACAAAATGCCTCGCCCTTGAGCCGGTTGCTGCTGCTGGCCGCCGACCATTTGCACTGGCCCAAGGCGGAATGTGAGGACGCCGTCCAGACGCGCGCCCGGCATGAGATGGTGCGCTTGGAGCGCGGACTGGTCGTGCTGGAAATTGTCGTGGGTATTGCGCCGCTATTGGGCCTGGTCGGCACGATCTATGGCATGATCACGCTCTTCAGCGGGCTGGGTCAGTCGGGACTGGGCGACAACGCGGCGCTGGCCAAGGGGATCGCCCTCATTCTGAACACGACGCTCGCGGGCCTGCTCATCGCCATTCCCGCGCTCATCGCCTGGAGTTATTACAGCAAGAAAGTGGAAATGCTCGCGGTGGAAATGGAAACGTTGTGCGATGAATTTCTCCGCCGGCAATATCGCCAGCAAATCAAACCCTGA
- a CDS encoding biopolymer transporter ExbD: protein MRFFIRKRHKPPTVIIVALIDVLIVLLIFLMVTTTFKQRPALKLALPESSQATKTGANEAPPLVIAINDKGSLGLGVESRPVTMDRLRAELLAEVEKNPQLKLAISADKNAPFGQIVKVMDAAKEAQIKSVNAFTKEAGKP, encoded by the coding sequence ATGCGCTTCTTCATTCGCAAACGTCACAAGCCGCCCACGGTCATCATCGTGGCGTTGATCGACGTCCTGATCGTGCTGCTGATTTTCTTGATGGTGACAACCACGTTCAAGCAACGACCGGCGCTGAAACTGGCGCTGCCGGAATCCAGCCAGGCCACCAAGACCGGCGCGAATGAAGCGCCGCCGCTGGTGATCGCGATTAACGACAAAGGAAGCTTGGGCCTCGGCGTGGAATCAAGACCGGTTACCATGGACCGATTGAGAGCCGAGTTGCTGGCTGAAGTTGAAAAAAATCCGCAACTCAAGCTTGCCATCAGCGCGGACAAGAATGCGCCGTTCGGTCAGATCGTGAAAGTGATGGATGCCGCCAAGGAAGCGCAGATCAAGAGCGTCAACGCATTTACCAAGGAAGCGGGCAAACCCTAG
- a CDS encoding aspartate-semialdehyde dehydrogenase has product MNRSPHVAVVGATGAVGIEMIKTLEKRNFPVGKLTLLASARSVGKKLKFRGHDITVKELTKDSFAGIDIALFSAGGGISKEFAPIAAKNGCVVIDNSSAFRMDNQVPLVIPEINAADVKEHKGIIANPNCTTAVTLMALYPLHRAFGVKRIFASSYQAVSGTGAKAIEELERQVEQVVKKQPVTKEVYPHQIAFNVLPHVDSFLPSGYTKEEMKMENEGRKIMHHPTFRASVTCVRVPVYRAHSVAVSAEFEKPVTVPAARELLERAPGIDLVDDPAKNEYPQPLHVAEKYNCAVGRLRLDCALDNGLAFWVSGDQLLKGAALNAVQIAEELVK; this is encoded by the coding sequence ATGAATCGGAGTCCACATGTGGCGGTCGTCGGCGCGACGGGCGCCGTCGGCATCGAGATGATCAAGACGCTGGAGAAACGCAATTTTCCGGTCGGGAAATTGACGTTGCTCGCGTCGGCCCGTTCCGTCGGCAAGAAACTCAAATTCCGCGGCCACGACATCACCGTCAAGGAACTCACCAAGGATTCCTTCGCCGGCATCGACATCGCGTTATTCAGCGCCGGCGGCGGCATCTCGAAGGAATTTGCCCCCATCGCGGCGAAGAATGGTTGCGTGGTGATCGACAACTCCAGCGCCTTCCGCATGGACAACCAGGTGCCGCTGGTTATTCCCGAAATCAACGCGGCCGATGTGAAGGAGCACAAGGGCATCATTGCCAACCCGAACTGCACGACCGCCGTCACACTCATGGCGCTTTACCCGTTGCACCGGGCGTTCGGTGTGAAGCGGATTTTTGCTTCGAGTTACCAGGCCGTGTCCGGCACCGGCGCCAAAGCGATTGAGGAACTGGAACGCCAGGTCGAGCAGGTGGTGAAGAAACAACCGGTTACGAAAGAGGTGTATCCTCACCAGATCGCGTTCAACGTTCTGCCGCACGTCGATTCCTTCCTGCCATCCGGTTACACGAAGGAAGAAATGAAAATGGAAAACGAAGGGCGCAAGATCATGCATCACCCTACCTTTCGCGCCAGCGTGACTTGCGTGCGTGTGCCGGTCTATCGCGCCCACTCGGTGGCCGTGAGCGCCGAGTTTGAAAAACCGGTGACCGTTCCCGCCGCGCGCGAGTTGCTCGAACGAGCGCCCGGCATCGATCTCGTGGACGACCCGGCGAAGAACGAGTATCCGCAACCATTGCACGTCGCAGAGAAGTACAACTGCGCGGTGGGCCGTCTCCGTCTCGACTGCGCGCTGGACAATGGCCTTGCCTTCTGGGTCAGCGGCGATCAACTGCTGAAAGGGGCCGCGCTCAACGCGGTCCAAATCGCTGAAGAGTTGGTGAAGTGA